Proteins from a genomic interval of Halopseudomonas litoralis:
- a CDS encoding methyl-accepting chemotaxis protein: protein MKHNNAPERGTGGTMQAISTPNDTQTALPFSPAGTRTGTGLALSICILALGGTLLWLGDGLIRMLALGLTAVSLFFIWQLIREQQQASPLISRLDQANALQIDLSATVGQDTSAVSQTFDSFSTRLRSMMLDLQQQSLSIALASARNRVLTERTETEAKAQQQLSELIFQASDQTTIALQDIAARTSNITGMTARNLDGAKESQTQLTEACNRMQQISEAMSGFKGNIEALDASSGQIRKILTTVQDFSAQTNMLALNAAIEAARAGEQGRGFAVVADEVRNLSIQVGNAADQIDRLMEQMLGAMTGAEEQTRHMQEQSDNAGVAVRGAADQFGVMVEDFQLTNDDLLMVSSALEELAVGNQETHQHSSQIRDSSLTISRNMEQSFVLADHQRDESNVVLQTLSLIRLGEGRLEQVSDILLTRRGRLEAVLQELDQRGVDMFDRSYQALKDQPGKHRVSWTDSFRQLVQPLLDEWDCGGEDGVLYMTAIDDQGYMAAARTAASQPLSGDPRKDAMRSTHMRFTISNPVELENLRRCTYISMGTFILPDGRPIYVLFVPLMLKDRRWGTLTAGVLPTALGLE from the coding sequence ATGAAACACAACAACGCCCCGGAAAGGGGCACCGGGGGAACCATGCAGGCAATTTCCACACCCAACGATACCCAAACCGCGTTACCTTTTTCCCCTGCCGGCACCCGCACTGGTACGGGTCTGGCCCTGTCCATCTGTATTCTCGCGCTGGGCGGCACACTGCTGTGGCTGGGCGACGGCTTGATCCGCATGCTGGCGCTGGGTTTGACGGCGGTCTCGCTGTTCTTCATCTGGCAACTCATCCGCGAGCAGCAACAGGCCTCACCGCTGATCAGCCGGCTCGATCAGGCGAACGCGCTGCAGATCGACCTGTCCGCAACAGTCGGACAGGACACGAGCGCCGTCAGCCAGACATTCGACAGCTTCAGCACCCGACTGCGCAGCATGATGCTCGATCTGCAACAGCAGAGCCTGAGCATCGCGCTGGCTTCGGCACGCAACCGGGTTCTTACCGAGCGCACGGAAACCGAGGCCAAGGCACAGCAACAGCTGTCCGAGCTGATCTTCCAGGCCAGTGACCAGACCACCATCGCCCTGCAGGACATTGCTGCCCGCACCAGCAATATCACCGGCATGACGGCACGCAACCTGGATGGGGCAAAGGAATCGCAGACGCAACTGACCGAGGCGTGTAATCGGATGCAGCAGATCAGCGAGGCGATGTCCGGCTTCAAGGGCAATATCGAGGCGCTGGATGCCAGTTCCGGACAGATCCGCAAGATCCTCACCACGGTCCAGGACTTCTCCGCTCAGACCAACATGCTGGCGCTGAACGCGGCCATCGAAGCCGCCCGGGCCGGCGAGCAGGGTCGCGGCTTTGCGGTAGTGGCTGATGAGGTGCGTAACCTGTCGATTCAAGTGGGTAACGCGGCGGATCAGATTGATCGGCTGATGGAGCAGATGCTCGGCGCCATGACCGGGGCCGAGGAGCAGACTCGCCACATGCAGGAGCAGTCGGATAATGCCGGTGTGGCGGTCCGCGGTGCGGCGGATCAGTTTGGTGTGATGGTCGAGGATTTCCAGCTGACCAATGATGATCTGTTGATGGTCAGCAGCGCGCTGGAAGAACTGGCGGTGGGCAACCAGGAAACCCATCAGCACAGCAGCCAGATCCGTGACAGCAGCCTGACCATCAGTCGGAACATGGAACAGAGCTTTGTGCTGGCCGACCACCAGCGCGACGAAAGCAATGTGGTGTTGCAGACGCTGAGCCTGATCCGTCTGGGCGAAGGTCGTCTGGAGCAGGTCAGTGATATATTGCTCACTCGCCGGGGCCGCCTGGAGGCCGTCCTGCAGGAGCTGGATCAACGTGGCGTGGATATGTTCGACCGCAGCTACCAGGCCCTCAAGGACCAGCCGGGCAAACATCGGGTCAGTTGGACCGATTCCTTCCGCCAATTGGTGCAGCCGCTGCTGGATGAGTGGGATTGCGGAGGCGAAGATGGCGTGCTGTATATGACGGCCATTGATGATCAGGGCTACATGGCCGCCGCGCGCACCGCCGCCTCTCAGCCGCTGAGCGGAGACCCGCGCAAGGACGCCATGCGCAGTACCCATATGCGCTTCACCATCAGCAACCCGGTGGAGCTGGAGAACCTGCGCAGATGTACTTACATAAGCATGGGTACCTTCATCCTGCCCGACGGCCGCCCGATCTATGTGCTGTTCGTGCCGCTGATGCTCAAGGATCGCCGCTGGGGAACCCTGACCGCCGGGGTTCTACCGACAGCGCTGGGGCTTGAGTAG
- a CDS encoding TRAP transporter large permease produces the protein MLTLTLIITVLLLLLGFPMMFPLLAASLMLLFLVLQMDNVGLLIGQMISGVQTWALAAVPLFIFAADLMTRGRTANRLLDLVQSFVGHLRGGLPITTAASCTLFGAVSGSTQATVVAMGGPMRPKLLEKGYSDKFSIALIINASDIALLIPPSIGLIIYGVVSGASIGDLFIAGILPGLLLLLLFSAYCWIASIRMGIEPEPKATWRYRWQALKKAALPLGFPLVVVGGIYGGLFSPTEAAAIAVLYAVVLEIVILRSVKVTELWDIALSTGLITAVVFILVAAGNAFTYTISFAGIPQAILNPIIADIGHSQVMVLSLIAVSFFIGCMFVDPIVVILILTPLFKPAVAAAGLDPVHVGIIVTLQAAIGSATPPFGCDIFTAMAIFRRPYFDVIRGTPPFFALLVLATIILILFPSISLWLPSLAS, from the coding sequence ATGCTGACGCTGACCCTCATCATTACTGTCCTGTTGCTGCTGCTGGGCTTCCCGATGATGTTTCCGCTGCTAGCAGCCAGCCTCATGCTGCTGTTTCTGGTGTTGCAGATGGACAATGTCGGTTTGCTGATCGGGCAGATGATCAGTGGTGTGCAGACCTGGGCGCTGGCGGCTGTGCCGCTGTTTATCTTCGCCGCCGACCTGATGACCCGCGGGCGTACCGCCAACAGGTTGCTGGATCTGGTGCAGAGTTTTGTCGGGCATCTGCGCGGCGGCTTGCCCATAACCACCGCCGCCAGCTGTACCCTGTTCGGCGCGGTATCCGGTTCGACCCAGGCGACGGTGGTGGCCATGGGCGGGCCGATGCGGCCGAAGCTGCTGGAAAAGGGTTATTCGGACAAGTTCAGCATCGCGCTGATCATCAATGCCAGCGACATCGCCCTGCTGATTCCGCCGAGCATCGGTCTGATTATTTATGGCGTGGTGTCCGGCGCCTCCATCGGCGACCTGTTCATTGCCGGCATTCTGCCCGGCCTGTTGCTGCTGCTGCTGTTCTCGGCCTATTGCTGGATCGCCTCCATTCGCATGGGCATCGAGCCGGAGCCGAAGGCTACCTGGCGGTACCGTTGGCAGGCGCTGAAAAAGGCTGCCTTGCCGCTGGGCTTTCCGCTGGTGGTGGTCGGCGGCATCTATGGCGGCCTGTTCAGCCCGACCGAGGCGGCGGCGATCGCGGTGCTCTATGCGGTGGTGCTGGAGATCGTCATTCTGCGCTCGGTCAAGGTAACCGAGCTGTGGGATATAGCATTGTCCACCGGCCTGATCACCGCCGTGGTGTTCATTCTGGTGGCGGCGGGCAACGCCTTCACCTATACCATTTCCTTTGCCGGCATCCCGCAGGCGATCCTCAATCCGATCATTGCCGATATCGGCCATAGCCAGGTGATGGTGCTGTCGCTGATCGCGGTCTCCTTTTTCATCGGTTGCATGTTCGTTGACCCTATTGTGGTCATCCTCATTCTCACGCCGCTGTTCAAGCCGGCGGTTGCCGCCGCCGGGCTGGACCCGGTGCATGTGGGCATCATCGTCACGCTGCAGGCCGCCATCGGCTCGGCGACTCCGCCCTTCGGCTGCGATATCTTCACTGCCATGGCGATCTTCCGCCGACCGTATTTCGATGTGATCCGCGGTACACCACCGTTTTTCGCTCTGCTGGTACTGGCGACCATCATCCTGATCCTGTTCCCCTCAATCTCCCTGTGGCTGCCTTCACTGGCCAGTTGA
- a CDS encoding TRAP transporter small permease, with amino-acid sequence MPEPAARQAKHSNTNALIRMLSLADRLIERVEKFILGGSVLFLTGLLTLHVLGRQLLDSGVTGQVELTQFSLVIMTFAGLGYAVRRARHIAMSAFYDQLRGWPRKALLVCICITSGTLMLFLAWHAWAYVDSIRAMNRTSSALSIPLWIPYLIAPIGFVLATIQYWLTALRNLTSDKLYRSFTELERYDEVPVDDSNQE; translated from the coding sequence ATGCCCGAGCCCGCAGCAAGGCAGGCAAAGCATTCGAACACGAACGCGCTCATCAGGATGCTGAGCCTGGCTGACCGGCTGATCGAGCGGGTGGAGAAATTCATCCTCGGCGGCAGCGTGTTGTTTCTTACCGGCCTGCTGACTCTGCATGTACTGGGCCGACAGCTGCTCGACAGTGGCGTTACCGGCCAGGTCGAGCTGACTCAGTTCAGTCTTGTGATCATGACCTTTGCCGGCCTGGGATACGCTGTGCGCCGGGCCCGCCACATCGCCATGTCGGCGTTCTATGATCAGTTGCGCGGCTGGCCACGCAAGGCTCTGCTGGTCTGTATCTGCATTACCTCGGGTACGCTGATGTTGTTTCTTGCCTGGCATGCCTGGGCTTACGTGGATTCCATCCGCGCCATGAACCGCACTTCCTCCGCACTGAGCATTCCTCTCTGGATTCCCTATCTGATCGCGCCGATCGGCTTTGTCCTGGCTACCATCCAGTATTGGCTGACGGCCTTGCGCAATCTGACCTCGGACAAGCTCTACCGCTCGTTCACCGAGCTGGAGCGCTATGACGAGGTGCCTGTCGATGACAGCAATCAGGAATAA
- the ccoN gene encoding cytochrome-c oxidase, cbb3-type subunit I, with protein sequence MSTATTPTAYNYKVVRQFAVMTVVWGIVGMALGVFIAAQLVWPALNFDLPWTSFGRLRPLHTNAVIFAFGGCALIGTSFYVVQRTTQARLISDKMAAFVFWGWQAVIVLAVITLPLGYTSTKEYAELEWPIDILITLVWLAYGHVFFGTIAKRKMKHIYVANWFYGAFIITIAVLHIVNNMAMPVSMWKAYSMYAGATDAMVQWWYGHNAVGFFLTAGFLGMMYYFVPKQTERPVYSYRLSIVHFWALIGLYIWAGPHHLHYTALPDWAQTLGMVMSLILLAPSWGGMINGMMTLSGAWHKLRTDPILRFLVVALAFYGMSTFEGPMMAIKTVNALSHYTDWTIGHVHAGALGWVAMISIGAIYHMLPKVFGREQMHSIGLINAHFWLATIGTVLYIVSMWVNGITQGLMWRAVNVDGTLTYSFVEALEASHPGFIVRWIGGLFFLIGMLLMAYNSWRTIRAAKPAEAQAAAQIA encoded by the coding sequence ATGAGCACAGCTACCACTCCGACAGCCTATAACTACAAGGTGGTACGCCAGTTCGCCGTCATGACGGTGGTCTGGGGTATCGTAGGTATGGCATTAGGTGTCTTCATTGCGGCCCAGCTGGTCTGGCCCGCACTCAACTTTGACCTACCCTGGACCAGCTTCGGACGCTTGCGCCCGCTGCACACCAACGCGGTCATTTTTGCCTTTGGCGGTTGTGCCCTGATCGGCACGTCGTTTTACGTGGTGCAGCGCACTACGCAGGCTCGACTGATATCAGACAAAATGGCCGCCTTCGTGTTCTGGGGCTGGCAGGCTGTTATCGTGCTCGCAGTGATCACCTTGCCGCTGGGCTATACCAGCACCAAGGAGTACGCTGAGCTGGAGTGGCCGATCGACATTCTGATCACGCTGGTGTGGCTGGCTTACGGTCACGTGTTCTTCGGCACCATTGCCAAGCGCAAGATGAAGCACATCTACGTAGCCAACTGGTTCTACGGGGCATTCATCATCACTATCGCGGTGCTGCACATCGTCAACAACATGGCGATGCCGGTGAGCATGTGGAAAGCCTATTCCATGTATGCCGGTGCTACCGATGCGATGGTTCAGTGGTGGTACGGTCATAACGCCGTGGGCTTCTTCCTGACTGCAGGCTTCCTCGGCATGATGTACTACTTCGTGCCCAAGCAGACCGAGCGTCCGGTTTACTCCTACCGCCTGTCGATCGTGCACTTCTGGGCACTGATCGGCCTGTACATCTGGGCTGGCCCGCACCACCTGCACTACACCGCCCTGCCTGACTGGGCTCAGACCCTGGGTATGGTGATGTCGCTGATTCTGCTGGCTCCAAGCTGGGGTGGCATGATCAACGGGATGATGACCCTATCCGGCGCTTGGCACAAACTCCGCACCGACCCGATTCTGCGCTTCCTGGTCGTGGCACTGGCCTTCTACGGCATGTCCACCTTTGAAGGCCCGATGATGGCCATCAAGACCGTGAACGCCCTGTCGCATTACACTGACTGGACTATCGGCCACGTACACGCCGGCGCGCTGGGCTGGGTTGCTATGATCTCCATCGGCGCGATCTACCACATGCTGCCGAAGGTGTTCGGTCGTGAGCAGATGCACAGCATCGGCCTGATCAACGCGCACTTCTGGCTGGCCACTATCGGTACTGTTCTTTACATCGTATCCATGTGGGTCAACGGTATCACCCAAGGTCTGATGTGGCGCGCAGTCAACGTTGACGGCACGCTGACCTACTCGTTCGTCGAGGCGCTGGAAGCCAGCCATCCGGGCTTCATCGTCCGCTGGATCGGCGGCCTGTTCTTCCTGATCGGCATGCTGCTGATGGCCTATAACAGCTGGCGCACCATCCGTGCCGCCAAGCCGGCCGAAGCCCAAGCCGCAGCCCAGATCGCCTGA
- a CDS encoding alpha/beta fold hydrolase, producing the protein MSSSFLETRPSTQTQATLLLAHGAGAPMDSDYMNQLADALATRGIRVLRFEFPYMADRRTGGGKRPPNPMPALQDSFREHYRSCQPPLYIGGKSMGGRVASLLADELQPAGLICFGYPFHPPGKPEKLRTDHLAPLRTRGLIIQGTRDPLGRPDEVAEYVLSEQLQVSWLDTGDHDLKPLKSSGLTQTDLINQAAGRAVAFMQLVKE; encoded by the coding sequence GTGTCGTCATCTTTTCTCGAAACCAGACCTTCCACGCAGACGCAGGCAACGCTGTTGCTGGCTCATGGCGCCGGCGCACCGATGGACAGCGACTATATGAACCAGCTCGCCGACGCTCTGGCCACGCGCGGCATACGCGTTTTGCGTTTCGAATTCCCCTATATGGCCGACAGGCGGACAGGGGGCGGCAAGCGGCCGCCCAATCCCATGCCGGCGTTGCAGGACAGCTTTCGTGAGCATTACCGTTCTTGCCAGCCGCCGCTGTATATCGGCGGTAAATCCATGGGTGGACGGGTTGCCAGCCTGCTCGCTGACGAGCTGCAGCCGGCTGGGCTGATCTGTTTCGGCTACCCATTCCACCCGCCCGGCAAGCCGGAGAAGCTGCGCACCGACCATCTGGCCCCGCTGCGCACTCGTGGCCTGATCATCCAAGGTACCCGCGACCCCCTCGGCAGGCCCGATGAGGTGGCTGAGTATGTGCTGTCCGAGCAACTGCAAGTCAGCTGGCTGGACACCGGCGACCACGACCTCAAACCTCTGAAAAGCAGCGGCCTGACCCAGACAGATCTGATCAACCAGGCCGCAGGTCGCGCAGTGGCCTTCATGCAGCTCGTCAAGGAGTAA